The genomic interval ACGAAGTGGAGTGAGCGCCGATGGAGGTCGCCGTCGTCGGCGGCGGGGCCGTCGGGCTCGCTACCGCCGGCTCGCTCGCACAGCGGGGCGCGTCGGTCACGCTGTACGAACGCGACTGTCTCGGGAGCGGCGCGACCGGCCGGGCCGCCGGCATCTGCTACGACGCCTTCGCCGACCCGGTGGACGCCGCGGTCGCGGACCACGCCCTCGACCGCTACCGCGAGTGGGGACTGCTGGCCGACTGCCCGTACGTCTGGCTCGCCCGGACCGAGGACGACGCCGCGGCCGTCGACGGGCAGGTCGACCGGATGGGGTCTCACGGGGTGGCCGTCTCGCGGCTCGCTCCCGGGGATCTGGCCGACCGGTATCCGGCACTGGCCACCGAGACGGTCGTCACTGCCGGGATCGCACACGACGCGGGCCTGGTCGAGCCCGACACGGTCGTCGCGCGACTGGCCGGCCGCGCCCGCGACGCCGGGGCGACGATCCGGAGCGCCACCCAGGTGTCACTCGCCGGCCCGCGGACGGTCGAGACGCCGGACGGGACCCGCGAGGTCGACGCCGTCGTCGTCGCGGCCGGCCACGCGACGGCACCGCTGGTCGCCGACATCGGCGTCTCGCTCGCGCTGAGACGTACCGGGCGCAGGCCCTCCGAACCGACCCGGTTCCGGCGACGCTGCCCGCGCTGTACGACGCGACCGCTGAGTTCTACTGGCGACCACGGGGCGACGGGCTGGTCGTCGGCGACGGCGCCCACGCGGCCACCCCGGACGACTGGAGCGCCGAGGCGGACCCCTCGTTCGTCGCGAGCGCGCTCGATCGGGTGGCGGACGCGACGACGCTGTCGCCGGCGGCGACCCGCTCGTGGGCCGGACTGTGTACGGCGACGCCGGACCGGGACCCGCTGGTCGGCGCCGTCGCCGACGGCTGTCACGTCGCGACGGGCTGGCACGGCCACGGGCTCATGCGGGCGCCGGCGGTCGGCGATCACGTCGCCAGCACCGTCCTGGGGACGGCGTCGCCACTGCCCGAACAGTTCGGTACGCAGGCCGAACCGACCCGGTTCGACGGTGACGAGGCGTTCGCTCCGCTGGGTGATCCGACGAAAAACTGGTGAGCCCGATCAGGCGTCGCTGTCGTCGACATCGCCGTCGTCCTCGTCGTGGTCGGCGGCGTCCGCCTCGGCGTGGGTGTCCTCGTGTTCGTCCCCGTCCGCGTCCACCGTCTCGACTTTCGGGACCGTCACCTGCAACGTCCCGTCGGCTTTCAGGGTCGCCGTCGCGGCGTCGGCGTCGACGGCGGCGTCCTCCGGCAGCGTCAGCGAGCCGTCGAGCGACAGGCCGCGGCCGGGGAACAACATGTCGAACCCGTCGTGGAACTCGCGGAACCGGTCGATCCGGACCTCGACGCGGTCGTCGACGTAGCGAACCTGCACGTCCGAGGCGGTCGCCCCGGGGGCGTCGAACACGACGAGGTAGGCGTCGTCGGACTCCAGCAGGTCGGCCGGCAGCGGCTTGCGCTCTTGGACCCGCGCCGAGGCGCGGCCGACGTTCTCGAAGACGGCGTTCTCGATCGTCTCGCCGAGTTCCCGGATCATAACTCGACCGCCTCCAGACAGTCGACCCCCCCGCAGTACGGGCAGGCGAAGTCCGTGACCCCGACATCGTCCGGCATATCGTACGTGTAGTGCAGCTCGAACATGTCGAGTTCGCAGCCGTCGTCCGTACAGACGACTTCCATCGTGGCGGGCATACCGTTCCGTTGGTTCGTCGGGGACAAACCGCTTTCGGACGGGGCGCTCGGGGCCGTCGCCTCCGTTCGCGGGACTGCGGGGCAGAAGCTTCATGCCACTGCCACCGGATATGCGCCTATGAACGAGGGCGTACTGGGGGTCGACTTCAGCGGCGCGAGCGCGGCCGGCGACGCGCTCTGGGTCACCGAGGCGACGCCGACCCCGCGCGGGCTTCGCGTCGACGAGTGTTACCGCGCGAGCGACCGCTGGGGCAGCGACCGCGAGGCCGCCCACGCCGGCCTCCGCGAGCGGATCACTGACGACGACATCGGGACTGTCGGGCTGGATTTCCCCTTCAGTCTCCCACAGACCGTCCTCGACGCCCAGTGTCGAGGTACCTGGACCGGCCTGTGCGCGTGGCTCGGCGGTTCCGACGGCCCCAACGACCCCCGGTCGTTCTCCCAGCGCTGTCGCCAGACCGCCGAGATGGCCGTCGAGAAACGCGACG from Haloarcula pelagica carries:
- a CDS encoding FAD-dependent oxidoreductase — translated: MADATTLSPAATRSWAGLCTATPDRDPLVGAVADGCHVATGWHGHGLMRAPAVGDHVASTVLGTASPLPEQFGTQAEPTRFDGDEAFAPLGDPTKNW
- a CDS encoding Hsp20/alpha crystallin family protein is translated as MIRELGETIENAVFENVGRASARVQERKPLPADLLESDDAYLVVFDAPGATASDVQVRYVDDRVEVRIDRFREFHDGFDMLFPGRGLSLDGSLTLPEDAAVDADAATATLKADGTLQVTVPKVETVDADGDEHEDTHAEADAADHDEDDGDVDDSDA
- a CDS encoding DUF7559 family protein, which codes for MPATMEVVCTDDGCELDMFELHYTYDMPDDVGVTDFACPYCGGVDCLEAVEL